The window ATTCACCTGTTGAACCAATAACCCAATGACCCAGTCGTATGATCGGGTCAATTACCGGTTCGAgttctgataactatgattaTTAGTgacattgttattattgttagccTTTATTATGCTTAGctcttagaaaaaaaaattgttgtcaTGGTTagtatataatataatagaatactATTTAGGGCCCAAAAAAAATAGTTATCATGTTAGTATAATAGAATACTATTCTATgtttttgtttattaatataatgaattatTACAATTTACAAGGTGTTCTAAGAATATTTTGTTAAGAAGAGAATAATGTATTTTGTGATGATAAATTAATGTGGAGTAAAATATTGTTCCTCTATATTGTATATAAGAATTTTCtcaaattgttttaaattttttatatattgccaatatattaaaaatataaaaaatattttttaataatttttaatataaaattctcTTTTAtggtattaattattattagtgttCTAACAGTAGTATTATTTAtcattatttaaaaagataaatactaTTTTGATCTCTATGATTTAGAATGAAAATCAAAATTgttcctaatatttttttaaatttaaaattatttctaacattacaattatttttaaaatcatcTTATTTTTACCACAATTTAATTTTTGGACTAAATTATCTTtgttaaaactaaaagaaaaaaaaaactttatccactccatcaccaccaccattCCTCTTCAAGCTCCTTCCAGTTCAAACAACATGACTCCTTCTAATTCAACCACCAAGGCCACCAGCCCACCATCGCTACTAACAATCCTAATCCCAACCTCACCGCCACCAATCCACTGCAGCAAAACTAAATCACCAACGAACAATCCTCCTGCAAACTTGAACCAATATCGAAGATGATTGAACATGTCTCAAGCAATCCGATCCAAAGGTAGAGGGAAAGAACCGTGTTGAGAGCCAGAGCTAGACGATTCGTACTGCGATGAGGATGAGAATCTTTGATGGATTACAATAACATTCATGttagaaaagtaaaagagaaCAATAGAAAAAAGATTTGTATTTATTTAAGTTGTATtaaatgatataatataaaaggATATTTAAGTGTTAAGAGAATCAATAAAGACGTAATACTCTATAATTAAtattcagatatgctaaataattctaataaaaattaattgatcctaatatattttaattttttttctcacattcaagtgacaacttgagtttgaaatttatttaaaataatgaaataaaaaaaaaactatagaaaCTGATGAAAAAGAGCGCAGACAGAACTGACAGAACAAAACGCAAATGAAACTGTCGAAACAGAACGCAGATGAAACTGCTATAAAAAAGTGCAGATAAAACTGTTGCAAGATATCAGTAAAATTAATTACAACACCTTGCTATTGGTATGGCTGTCGATAAAACTAATGTATTTTTTAGGTATCGATTTATGAATGAGTAATGCTAGATAACTAACTTTTTTTCGGTTAAtatcaactaatttttttataatttttgtttattttaaatttaaattttaaattataaattcttaatcctaaattttaaattgttaatcTAAACTCTAAGCTTGGCTAAtattaataatttctaaaaattgatTTCCTATATTTTtcgtaatgaataaataaataaataaaacaaaacccGCTAAAGCTTAAACCTCTGAATTGATAATGAATTTTTACTCGAAATAGAGAAATATACTAATATAGCTTCATAATAAAGTAATATaatttaatcttaaaaaaatagcattttaatttaaatttgatttattcaagataacttttttacatgtatttttcattaatttatgggtaaattatattattaaatcaaTTGAAACTCAAAATTATGTAATTATAATAATTGAGTTTTGTTTAtatgttgtgtaatttttttttggataaagtactaaattggtccttaCGTTTAGGTGTAATCCTGTTTTGGTTTAGAGGCACAAAATTAACCGtgaatgcatcaatacatttatttattattctctttagttctatagtaaatatttcatttaaattgtaagaagaatgataaataaatgtattgatgaaTTTACGGTTAattttgtgtttatttatttaattttgacttaACAGTAGAATtacattaaaactaaataaattttttagattaaaatatgacactttaaactttaaaaaccaaaataaaattatactcaAACTTAAGAgaccaatttaatattttattttttattttttaaataaacaatTATGAATTGTAGCGTTTTACCTTTTTGCATGTAATTCGTCTTAGTTGATCGCGGTTTACGTATAACATCATACAAAACATAATCTGCTACAAGTTATGGGAGTTTATGAGAGACTGACATTACATAAATTTCTACAAATCAtaatattttatgaaaaaaaataaaaataaaaatttacttataatagataataatgtcactcattttttaacaaattcatataaaaaaattatgtaaaaaatgatattataaaaaaatttaattgaatattgatttttttttaaatgtaattttaaatgaatggtaagtttttttttattaatttattgtcaTATTTAATTACCGCTCGAAAATAGAATTCTGATTtcgtttaaaaaaaatatatttcgtGGTATTTAATTGATGGATTATAGATATTTGGTAATGGAAACAGATGGTCAAAAGTCAAAACTTAAAAGCGTGCGATCACTGCGATGGTTTCGTTTATTGAAGGGCGTGCATCCCCGCTCCAAGCCTCCAATGGAAAGCTGGACAGAGTAGATATTGTGGGACCATACTAGTACTAATCTACAACACATTGGACCAACACAAAAACATTCTATTTTAATGCTATTAACAAAACATTCTAATGTAATGCTATTAATTAATCCAACGTTAACCAAGACaacccccccaaaaaaaaaaaaatccaatgtTAACCTATCTACCCAAATCAACACATACACTCATCAGTCATAGTCATATCTGCTCAACAATATTGCTACCTTTAACTAGTAACTACTATTTCTATTTAACTTCATGATATATTATCACTCTCAAActtaatattatcatttttttggtattttttatttccaactactttttatactttttattttattttttacaataataattaaaatttttattaaaaaataattttaaaacatcaatagtaaaaaaaattattaattagtcaaACTCCAGCTACCAAAAATTTAGTCAAACTACAtcgaatcctttttttttttttaaacttttttgtaTTAATATCTAAAgtataaacattttttttcatttttaacatactaaattattttaattctaactAATTTCATAAAAAAGAATGTGGAATAaattgagataaatattaaaataaatatttaaaatttataaattaatttagttaatatttttattcattctaagtaaaaaattaaattttaaaattaaatcaattttaatttcagtCTAAAGTGTAAACACCCTAATACTGCTACTCTATCTATTAGAATTGTAGACAAGGAAGGAAAAGATGTATTGATGGGTCAACGAGTCAACTTGCTGGATTTGAAGCTTGGGTCAAAATGTCAAATAACTAGCAGTGATAGTAGCCATGGTGCATCACCTccatttccattttcaatttgtttATGGTATAGAATACTAAAACATAGGGCAAGCTACCTAACTAAAAtgtttaaaaactaatattatcatAATATAACTTTTAAATATTGTAAACATAAATATaccttttataattttattgaaattgtAAGAGGGTATAGTAAATTACGGATTACATATAAACTGTTATAGAGTACAGCGGTATATATTGGGACGCGTGTGAGAAAAAACAGCTACATTTTATAGCAATTTCTGAAGGAActgaatcaaaaaaaaaaaattacggcACTCTTATACCGACATCTTCACAAATGCTACATTTAGGAAATCACAGTATCCCTATAGTGATTTATATGTGCCTATAAATCCGCCGGATTCAATAGCAAATTCTTCATTTTGAGAGAGAGAGGATTTGACCACTTGAAATTCCTAAGGCAGCTTGTACTGACTTAACGACGTTGTTCACGTTGCCGGCGGCATCAATGAAGAGGtaagtttgttttcttttagttattaaattttataacataatATGTAGTATTTAGGTGCAGTAATTAGAATACAGAATTTAAGATTTGTAGCTTAGTAtttgaaatttaagatttaaaatttaaaattaagaatttagTGTTAAAGTAAAATGTTTGTCCTTCAGTAATTGAGATTTAGGGTTCAAATTTTAAAGATAGTGTTTAAGGTTTGTgggtttaatttttaaatatagtatttgaaaactaagatttaaaatttaaaatttttaaattagaagtttgtagtttagtatttaaaatttaagacttaaattttagaaatagaatTTAAGGTTCgtagtttattatttaaaatttaagatttaaatcttaaactttaaattttaaacattaaattttaaaatgtaggacttataaatttaaaagttgaATTTTTTACTTGTTCTAAAGTACATTTATATATGTGGACTTCACCAATGCAGTGATAAGGAGATTTCGTGTGCCTTTCAATACATAATTAACACACTCCGATATGTTCATCGTTATGTGGCCAAACCGTCTATCGTCATCCTGGTGTTGAGTCCACTTATCGTACTCCATTCGGTTCGTCTAATTACACATGGCTGGATTTTCTGTCCTCATAACAATATCAAACCAATAGTCAAACTCTGCCTCAGTCTTtgcataagcagcatttacaagTAGTAATCTCTGACCCTTGAAACTGAGGGAGAAATTagtttcaacatgatgaatgcaAAACGCTCAATATGCATGAGGTGGTAGCCAACCACTGTCAGGTGCCTCCAGTGCAGCCTTAATGCCATTGTGTCTGTCAAAGATCACTAGAATACCTTTTTGCGGAGTCACATGTTGACGCAAGTTGGATAAGAAAAAGCCCAAGACTCCGCATTTTTCCCTTCCACAAGTGCAAAGACAATGGGCAAGATATTCGAGTTACCGTCTTGCGCGATAGCCAGAAACAAAGTACCGCCGTACTTTCCATACAAATGAGTACCATTGATGCTGACTAATGGCTTGAAATGTCGAAATGCCGCAATGCATGGAGGAAATGTCCAGAAAAGACAATGAAAGTACACGGTAGATTCATCAACCTGATTACCGACACGCACTGGAGAAGTCTTTAACAACGCCACGGTTCCATCCATGGTGGACTGCACACCAAGGATCCAACGGGGCAACTCGGTATACGACTCTTCCCAATTTCCGTAGATCTGTGCAACTGCTTTCTGTTTTGCCATTCAAACCTTCCTGTAACTAGGTCTGAATCCGTAGGTTGCTTTAGTAGCTTCCTGCAATACCTTTAACCGCTGCATCAGATCTAACCAACAGAAAGATCCTCACACAAATGACATGATGATCAAGCTGTCGATGATCATTCGAAATCGATGTAGCCAAGCAAGTGTGAGATTCGTTGTACCTTTTAACCTCCCAAGTACTCTTTCGTTGCCAAAGTGTAATGCGAATCAACCACGTGCAACCTTTACCGAACTCCTTGCATCTCCCATGATGAGATGATCTAACTTTATCACCTTGTACTCAACTCCATGCGAATGCTATAATTCTTTACACTCAACATAGCTTCCTCCTTAGTTCGGAAAGATTTGCCAATCTGAAATTCCACAGCAGGATTTCCCTCATGTAATCCTTGACCCTAAAGGTAAGATATATGTTCGGTTGCTGGCCGACAGCTTCCAAGTTCAGCATTGTGAAATGTGGAGGATGTTGCCGTGTCCCGGAACTTCATAGCCCCTGATGTGTAGGTGGGTTCCTTGGAGTATCCTCATCACTGTCCCCCATGATGCAAGCAGGCTCTTCGTCTGAATCATCCTCTCGCATCATATTTTCAACCCGATCCAATTTACCGTCACTTAAAATACCCGGAATCATATGGAGTGACCTAGCTATTCTAACTTCAACAGATGGAGGATCAGCTAACGACAAGCATCGAGGTAGAAGCATTCCCACCGTAGTCGACTGAGGATTCGGCGCTGATGCCCCAAAATTGTCGACGCCATCTTCCAACTTGGCATACAGCTCGTGTATTCTCACTTTTGGAAAACTTCGCCGAGAATGAAACAAAACCTGCATATCTTCATCCGACCCTATCAcaaatttttcatactttacacCAGTTGACACAACCGCAATCGAAATCTTGTAGAACAATTTCTTCGCCTACTTTATCCTACACAACTCCCGTCTTTTGCAATATACTCGTTTTTAGCTCTGGCAACGTATTTGTTGATCGGATAAAGCCACTCACCGATTCTCTATCAGTGAATTTAACACCGtgtcttttgtttttttgaattttttcagaACAATGGACTAAAACtaaaaaactctcctcactatccATTTGGAAATTTGTGAAAATGACAATCTACTACTATACCACTTGTAACATCCCAACTttttgaatcaagtcattaatcaataattaattaattaattaaaatagaaataatttaagatttaaattcaaaataaaaaaattaggaaaTAATACATTTGAAAAACTAACAcatctaatttaaaattcaaatatatgaatgcactagtggtagtaaatctctaaccgacaataaacaaccttttaaaatatagtcataattaattctatatttattgaatttgaatgatatttagttacatgaaaagataagaaaactaGCTTTATCCCTTAAGTTCAgtacaaaatcaaattcaaattaagctAGGTAGATAAATCTGTCACAAGTCCATAGTAGAAAATTGCGCTATTATGAGCCAGCCTGATATACTAACAGTATTTTGGAAATATCTCAATCTGTGGTTATCCAATTGACTTTGTTTAAGATTCGTTTTAAAGTTAACTCAATTATCtataaatttgtatttaatagctattttcaaattctaaacGTAGAAAATGTTATAGGGCTTACAAAGTGATGATTTAGATTAGAGATTTCACATAAACGTGAATTAGATTCTCCTAACATGATCTGTATATACCTAAGAATTATTTGAGTCCTTCCTTTTTCATTCTACTCCCTTTTTTCTATATAAAATATTCTAGTATTCATAAAGTCCACTCATATATTATTCAAGAAGATATTCTTTTCGAATTATGCACATTACGGAATATGAAAATTCTTTCTATCTAGTCAAGGATTCATACctacatcaaaatatatacaaagtcTAGTCATGGAACAAGTTTCTCTTACTAACAAATCGCGTCTATTTGCATCGGAATACATATAGGAACTTCACTTGAGGTATGGGattttatgctaatttttatatgacctatcttaaatatttttgaatataGATGTTAGTATTGCATGTCATGATATAATGTCTCTTTCTTACATACGCATTATACATTATAATAACAATCTTATATGCATTAAAGAATTGagagaatgatccttcggtaagggaaggtgacccctaaagacaagataatcgagatgatctttcggtaagggaaggtgatcgaatcgagatgatccttcgataagggaaggtgatcggcaaACTTTTGGGATTAGAACCtttggtaagggaaggggactcccatcaattttatataataatatatctttgTTTACATAACTAtcttcttgtgtatgtctaaataaccttgattgtaaattgaactgagggaatgatttttcggtaagggaaggcgacccccaaagacaagatatcgatatgatccttcggtaagggaaggtgatcgccaaaacgtttaggataagaaccttcggtaagggaaggggactcccaccttttataccagtttgagctcaataccttccataaaagctatgagaaaaagtaatgaaaagtgtgatcatgattgtttttctttaatcctttttttatttatgattatgtttattatttcattcaaagattcttattttatccaaagtttctttttgtttgatgtatgatattgtttaagatttttattttattcagatcTATTCTGTTTGACTTATCTATGCCAATGTTACTATTCTTctcctatttattatttattttgcctcTTTATGATCTATGAGAACATCAAACCAATGTTTATGAGTTTGCATTTTGTATGTTTTCATGCTATAGACATTTTGTATGCGTCACACAtgtcataacataagtaaatgagaAGCATCTAAAAGTCACACCACTCTGACTAACAAAGactttagaaaataataattgaacaacattgcatcatcactatttttattttaaaactcggaGTAGCTAGGGAATTCGATGACACCATATAGATAAATTACTGAAAAATTTTTGTTTCTCATCCCTCTCTCCTTACCATCTTCGGGAACGACGCAGTACAAAGTAATACACTGCTCGATTGAGGTGAAAAGATAAGTGCACTATTAGGAGCAAGATATCAAGGACGTAGATACAAAACGTTGAGCGCTTACCCAAATTCATATTAAGGAGGAATAATAGGCGATGATTTTAGTCATAGTTACACAAATTAAGAGAATTAGAATTTTCTGTGTgtcttgttttatatttattgagTGATTGTAATTGTGACTATGAtacttttttttatgattatttggtATGAGTAAAGCTTATCGTTATTTGTGCCTTCATAGTTTAGCATGTCTATTTTTCATGTTAGTACCTCCAGATCCACTTATATTTTTCATCTAGTAACCATTCTAATAAAACTagatattcaatatttttttcacatataaattattttatataaagatttcatattgttttaaaaatttCGCAAAGTTTTGAATATCAACAACCAATATAATCCAAATAAGGCTTAACCCAGTTCAAAAGCATTACAGTGCTACACCACTGCCTCCAGCTTGGTATTTATAAGTATTTTTAACCAACTAGAAACCATTATGTGGCATTTGTGAAGAAACTGCTATAGGAGTGCCggaatttcttttttattcaatttcttcAGAAACTGCTACAAGGTGTGGCAGTTTCTCCTCACACGTGTTTCAATGTAAACTGCTGCATCCTGTAACGATTTACGTGCAATCCATAATCCACTATGCCTCTCTCACGGTTTTTATAGATTATAAAAGTTGTATTTGCGTCTACAATGTTTAAAAATtgtattttgataatattaatttttaaatattttatttcggTAACTTGTCCTTATATATATGTCAATTATATGTGTGACTGACTCAATCTTATCTAATTTTTATCGAATTAGTTTAAAACAagtcaaaatttgaaaattaatccAATAAAATAGttagataaaattgaaatttaactaTCTAACTTAtgtatatatctattttttatagatcaaattcttttaaaataaaaagaaaagataaaaaatacaatttaaatggttatgaattttttattttataaatactcTCATCTaaatgattctttttatttttttataatattccaCTCTAATTTAAAATCGCTAGTCCTATGGAcattaataatagaaaaatgacATGTCTTTGTAATTCAAGGTCAAAACAATGAGAAGCCGAAGCGTTTGTGTTGCAGTGTAAGTAACCATGGCAGAATCTGCAGAGAATCCGACAAGTATTTATAAGACAGAGAAAAGAGCGAAGGAACAGACACgacacaacacaacacaacacaacatTACATAACCCCACGTTCTCATAGTCCAAGGTTTTTCCTttcacttctctctctctctctctctttgcatCTCATTATgtgttttattcttttttcagCTTTTTCATAATATTAGTTTAATGTTTGTTTAACGGTCTCTTCTCATTTACCTGCAATATTTAGGGaaataatgaaattttattaatttaaaatttttaataaatttataatgtatttattaaaaattaaaaaattaagaaatattctaaaaatatttgtttGCAAAATctataattaaaagagaaagatgAAAAGATCTCTCCTATATATTattaagataaatatttttttactttctatttttatatttttatcgagATTATCTCTCTAATTAACAActcaatataattttattaaaataattttaaaattttaatttatttcataacttaaaaattaaaccttttaaacTTTTTGATACACAATTTCTATTTGATGATCTTAATTAGCATTTAAAAGACATTCTTtaataaaattctttaaaaatgtATAAGTAATTTCTATTGAGAAATTAATATACCTAATAGAGTTTATTAAGAGAATTTAAAGTAGTTCTATATATTAATTTCTTCgtgaattcaaaaaatttaaaataatttacatttaagtattaattttagttataaagtGCATATTAATGTATTTTTTGTTCGCGttatagtttaaaaataattaatatataaaatagcatctaattttaaaatagtcaaaataataatatttaattttttaaaattcaccCTTTTTTATACTGTTAAAATGCACCTTAAATAGTATTTTACGTATACAAATATTTTAAGATgttaactataaaaaaatttacaaaaatataaaattttgagatttttagaattttttttatgaaaataaaaatagtgatatattttaacattataattttttgtattttttaaaattgtaaaaagtatataaatcgaaaaatttgatttttgtacttcaatttttttatttattttaacacaAATCAGACAATATAATTTTTGTATCTCTTATAAATTAAATGATccaatttttatacttttaataaattaaattgcttaatttttacttttttaattaaataattttatatttaaaaataacatcTCAAGAGTCCACATTTTAATAAAATACCATtgtgatttcaatataaaaaataaaaagttcaaaattttattacttttaaaGTGTATTTATTGCTCTTGTTTATTTATTACTCAATGGCAGAGAAGAAAGAGAATGATGTTAATATATGGCAGATTTGTTGGTAGCTAATAGGGCAATAGCATTGAGGCTACTGCCATAGGAATAGGACTATAGGCCTATAGGCTGAACTAAACTCTGTTTTTGCACACACGCGTTACTATCACGTGGGTCCCACTTCTCTCTATCTGACCTACAATTACAATCCTACCAATTTCCTCAAAAAAAAGTttagttgaaaatataaaaatttctcAATgacaagagttttttttttttttccatttttttattttaataaataatacaaattaattaaaatgttaaattttatataaaaagtttttcgattaatgattaaaattatttCAGTTAATTTATTTATACCAAAACATAATTCCACCAGTAACCATACATATAAAACtattcaaataatatatattatactaaaataaaatcaGAATCACCCCAAGCTTAGATAGATTGTCCTGAGATTCTTGTTGGTTTCTTCTATTAGAGGTCAATGGGAGCCGAAGGGAAGAACCTGACGAGTGACGTGACTTCAATTTACCCCATCTTCCCATAAAGTGATAAAAACACCTAACAACAGGGTCGTATTGTATACCATTTTagtttttacatgtaaaaattaAAGTAGAGTTAGAAGAGAGGAAAAAAGGAAAGAGCAAAAAGATTAAAAGGCAGCTAATATGTTTTTTATaggtattatattaaaattattattaataaaatttttaaaattttcatttttataaatatttaaaaaaaatatattaaatatttaattttttatattttttataaaaaactttCTCAACGATAATCCTTTTCTTTAGAGATTTTTCAATAATAATCTTAATATTGTCCTAAAatacatattaactaaatttcaaaaaacaaaagtatataaattaaattattgccaaaaatagattttttcaattctttttagttaATGTTGTCAAATGTGTTCTTTCACAATCTATGAAACACGGACACTTGGTTGAGTTTGCTATAGAcacgacactcgtccgacacgcgtgtctgctgtgtccaactgtgtcttaataaattttttttttcaaatatatttggacacacctaaatactatcACATGTCAGCGTATCCAGTCTTATTgttaatatatattcttgaaataaatttagatatagtatatgttattatttattaaaccaaaaaaatattttaaatacttgatataattaaaataagacattaaaaataataaaaaaattaatttatatttcaatatcaataaaatataaaaatatcattacgatttatttaaaaaaatactttatattttatatgtatacatGTTCtcgtgtcttataagattttaaaattcgcgtgttaGCGTGTCCCGTATTGTGTCGTGTTCCGTATCTGTGtgagtgtccgtgcatcataatTCACATTAGAGATTTTAagtgaaataagaagaagatatgtgAAAAAAtactgtaaaataaaaa is drawn from Arachis hypogaea cultivar Tifrunner chromosome 12, arahy.Tifrunner.gnm2.J5K5, whole genome shotgun sequence and contains these coding sequences:
- the LOC112729864 gene encoding uncharacterized protein is translated as MAKQKAVAQIYGNWEESYTELPRWILGVQSTMDGTVALLKTSPVRVGNQVDESTVYFHCLFWTFPPCIAAFRHFKPLVSINGTHLYGKYGGTLFLAIAQDGNSNILPIVFALVEGKNAESWAFSYPTCVNM